The following are encoded in a window of Allosphingosinicella indica genomic DNA:
- a CDS encoding NAD(P)/FAD-dependent oxidoreductase has product MPIGKSGPAETAIVIGGGIIGLSSALHLAIKGLRVTIVDPQFPCRAASWGNAGHIAVEQVEPLASMAVVRSLPKRLFPAGPVALPLRDIDTWLPFTLKLVRAAAPDRFARGKRALGALLVEALPAWQRLADTASAGDLVVADGHYVVWESPATARDGRAAWEAADKGTTHIRDLTADERAGLAALLGRDPAGAARFEGTARIADPDLLAEALDAAFAALGGERHTAAVRRIASDQASVVLDDGSILSADCLVLAAGVASRDLLAPLGHKAPLIAERGYHIQSAASDWPADFPPVVFEDRSMIVTRFRSGIRAAGFVEFARSASPPDPRKWDRLEAHIDALGLPFDRPRARWMGARPTLPDYLPAIGRSRRVPNLFYAFGHQHLGLTLAPATGEAIAALVTGDAPALDLSPFDIARFEGHA; this is encoded by the coding sequence ATGCCAATCGGGAAATCGGGACCTGCCGAAACGGCGATCGTCATCGGCGGGGGGATCATCGGGTTAAGCTCCGCGCTGCATTTGGCGATCAAGGGCCTTCGCGTCACGATTGTCGATCCCCAATTTCCGTGCCGGGCGGCGTCGTGGGGGAATGCGGGCCATATCGCGGTGGAACAGGTCGAGCCGCTGGCCTCGATGGCAGTGGTGCGCAGCCTCCCGAAACGGCTGTTTCCGGCGGGCCCGGTGGCGCTGCCGTTGCGCGATATCGACACTTGGCTGCCTTTCACGCTGAAGCTGGTCCGCGCCGCCGCACCCGATCGGTTCGCGCGCGGCAAGCGGGCGCTCGGCGCCTTGCTGGTCGAGGCACTTCCCGCCTGGCAACGGCTTGCCGATACGGCAAGCGCGGGCGATCTCGTCGTCGCGGACGGCCATTACGTCGTCTGGGAAAGCCCCGCGACGGCCCGCGACGGCCGTGCGGCATGGGAAGCGGCGGACAAGGGCACGACGCACATCCGCGATCTGACGGCGGACGAGCGCGCCGGGCTGGCGGCGCTGCTCGGGCGCGATCCGGCTGGTGCGGCCCGTTTCGAGGGGACGGCACGTATTGCCGATCCCGATCTGCTTGCGGAGGCGCTCGATGCGGCCTTCGCAGCACTGGGCGGCGAGAGGCATACAGCGGCAGTGCGCCGCATCGCGTCCGACCAAGCCTCCGTGGTTCTCGACGACGGCAGCATCTTGTCCGCCGATTGCCTCGTCCTCGCGGCCGGCGTCGCCTCGCGCGATCTTCTCGCGCCGCTCGGCCACAAGGCGCCGCTGATCGCCGAGCGTGGCTATCATATCCAGTCCGCGGCCAGTGATTGGCCTGCGGACTTTCCGCCGGTCGTGTTCGAGGACCGGTCGATGATCGTCACCCGCTTCCGCTCCGGCATCCGTGCTGCCGGCTTCGTCGAGTTCGCGCGATCCGCGAGCCCGCCCGATCCGCGCAAGTGGGATCGGCTGGAGGCGCATATCGATGCGCTCGGCCTGCCGTTCGATAGGCCTCGTGCGCGCTGGATGGGCGCGCGGCCGACCTTGCCTGACTATCTTCCGGCGATCGGCCGCAGCCGCCGTGTGCCCAACCTCTTTTATGCCTTTGGGCACCAGCATCTCGGCCTCACGCTCGCGCCTGCGACCGGCGAGGCGATCGCGGCGCTCGTCACCGGCGATGCACCCGCGCTAGACCTTTCGCCATTCGACATCGCACGCTTCGAGGGACACGCATGA
- a CDS encoding nuclear transport factor 2 family protein: MPWMLAALALSLASPVTAAPSAEQEKAAIRDVIARMQAAWNRGDFRGYMAGFANPDVIFVSRGKLQDGWQGTLDHYIRDYGGSENLRGNLRFYDIRIEMLGPDAAQLISRYRLSRPKNTQDGINTRLMRKREGKWVIALNHVSATETP; the protein is encoded by the coding sequence ATGCCGTGGATGCTCGCCGCGCTCGCGCTTTCCTTAGCTTCGCCCGTCACCGCCGCGCCGTCGGCCGAGCAGGAAAAAGCCGCGATCCGCGACGTGATCGCGCGGATGCAGGCGGCGTGGAACCGGGGAGATTTCCGCGGCTATATGGCAGGCTTCGCCAACCCCGACGTGATCTTCGTATCGCGCGGTAAGTTGCAGGACGGCTGGCAGGGGACGCTGGATCATTACATCCGCGATTATGGCGGCTCAGAGAATCTGCGCGGCAATCTGCGCTTCTACGATATCCGCATCGAGATGCTGGGGCCCGATGCCGCGCAGCTCATCAGCCGCTATCGGCTCAGCCGCCCGAAGAACACGCAGGACGGGATCAACACCCGGCTGATGCGCAAGCGCGAGGGCAAGTGGGTGATCGCGCTCAATCATGTCTCGGCGACCGAAACGCCCTAG
- a CDS encoding DUF2842 domain-containing protein, which translates to MRREPTWRQPVGMAMILLLIAGWAVIAVTIGEMIETAPWPLLALYYTVAGIIWIFPLKPLLRWMETGHWRRP; encoded by the coding sequence GTGAGGCGCGAACCGACATGGCGCCAGCCGGTGGGCATGGCGATGATCCTGCTGCTGATCGCGGGCTGGGCGGTAATCGCGGTCACGATCGGCGAGATGATCGAGACGGCGCCGTGGCCGCTGCTCGCGCTCTATTACACCGTCGCGGGCATCATCTGGATCTTCCCGCTGAAGCCGCTGCTCCGCTGGATGGAGACGGGCCACTGGCGCCGCCCCTAG
- a CDS encoding GntR family transcriptional regulator: MSIVVRNLSEQLTELVRDRILAGSVPQDLPIRQDALAAELGVSKIPLREALTRLEQEGLLRSQANRGYFVRQLSAAEAEEVFALRLKLEPDATAAAASQASDEERRRAEAALVELERVTAQHDLSVGAANRAFHLALVRPAAQPVTATIIERMHILSERYVRVHLEPLGRNERANEEHRHIIDAWLSRDGDHVARLLRMHIDQTLEDLRRQLPA, encoded by the coding sequence ATGAGCATCGTCGTCCGCAACCTTTCCGAACAGCTTACGGAACTGGTCCGCGACCGCATTCTCGCGGGATCGGTCCCCCAGGATCTGCCAATCCGGCAGGACGCGCTCGCCGCCGAGCTTGGCGTCAGTAAAATTCCGCTGCGCGAGGCGCTTACCCGGCTGGAGCAGGAGGGACTGCTGCGATCGCAGGCCAACCGCGGCTATTTCGTCCGCCAGCTCAGCGCCGCCGAGGCGGAGGAGGTGTTCGCGCTGAGGTTGAAGCTGGAGCCCGACGCGACCGCCGCCGCCGCGAGCCAGGCGAGCGACGAGGAGCGTCGCCGCGCCGAGGCCGCACTCGTCGAACTCGAGCGGGTGACCGCACAGCACGACCTCAGCGTCGGCGCCGCCAACCGCGCCTTCCATCTCGCGCTCGTCCGCCCCGCCGCGCAGCCGGTGACCGCGACCATCATCGAGCGGATGCACATCCTTTCCGAACGCTATGTCCGCGTGCATCTCGAGCCGCTCGGCCGCAACGAGCGCGCCAACGAGGAGCATCGCCACATCATCGACGCCTGGCTGAGCCGCGACGGCGATCACGTCGCGCGGCTGCTGCGCATGCACATCGATCAGACGCTGGAGGATCTGCGCCGGCAGCTACCGGCCTGA
- a CDS encoding aldehyde dehydrogenase family protein, giving the protein MIETITLAHHIAGNRREGAAAFAQDNPARADDLHVEGPEADAALVAEVVDAARQAVEALAAAGIEARADALARIGRTLGAEADRIALLIARETGKTLGDSKGEVMRAARLFDFFAGETLRNAGERFASTRPGAIVEVDHVPVGVVAAITPWNFPIAIPAWKIAPALAYGNAVLWKPSEIASATADALMAVIAGAGLPDGSVNMLLGMGDAGRAIVEADGVDAVSFTGSVATGARVRAAAAERGARVQLEMGGVNGLIVMADADLDNAVDCAVNGAFFAAGQRCTATSRMIVGDAIADRFIDAVRERVAALKIGDPTDAATQVGPLAAPHQKETIARQVAAVEASGAKPVFGGSGAAMEQCFYAPTLFDCAAPEGTLGQEEIFGPVAGVFRVSGFDEAMTVLNGNRFGLSAGICTRSLLHAEEFKRRARAGMKMVNLPTAGVDYHAPFGGVADSSYGPREQGRAARAFYTNMTTSYVKAL; this is encoded by the coding sequence ATGATCGAAACCATCACACTCGCCCATCATATCGCCGGAAACCGCCGCGAAGGCGCTGCCGCCTTCGCGCAGGACAATCCCGCGCGTGCGGACGACCTTCACGTCGAGGGGCCGGAGGCGGATGCGGCGCTGGTGGCCGAGGTGGTGGACGCGGCGCGACAGGCGGTCGAGGCGCTCGCCGCAGCGGGCATCGAAGCGCGTGCCGACGCGCTGGCGCGGATCGGGCGGACGCTCGGCGCCGAGGCCGACCGCATTGCGCTGCTCATCGCGCGCGAGACCGGCAAGACGCTGGGCGATTCCAAGGGCGAGGTGATGCGCGCCGCGCGGCTGTTCGACTTCTTCGCCGGCGAGACCCTGCGCAACGCGGGCGAGCGTTTCGCTTCCACCCGCCCCGGTGCGATCGTCGAGGTCGATCACGTCCCCGTCGGCGTCGTCGCCGCGATCACGCCGTGGAATTTCCCGATCGCCATCCCCGCCTGGAAGATCGCCCCCGCGCTCGCCTACGGCAATGCGGTGCTTTGGAAGCCGTCGGAGATTGCCTCCGCCACCGCCGACGCGCTGATGGCGGTCATCGCGGGCGCCGGGCTTCCGGACGGCAGCGTCAACATGCTGCTCGGCATGGGCGATGCCGGCAGGGCGATCGTCGAGGCGGACGGCGTCGATGCGGTGAGCTTCACTGGATCGGTCGCCACCGGCGCGCGGGTGCGCGCCGCGGCCGCCGAGCGCGGCGCACGCGTCCAGCTCGAGATGGGCGGCGTCAACGGCCTGATCGTGATGGCCGACGCGGACCTCGACAATGCCGTAGACTGCGCGGTCAACGGCGCCTTCTTCGCGGCCGGCCAGCGCTGCACCGCGACCTCCCGGATGATCGTCGGGGATGCGATCGCCGACCGCTTCATCGACGCCGTGCGGGAGCGCGTGGCGGCGCTCAAGATCGGCGACCCCACCGACGCCGCAACTCAGGTCGGTCCGCTGGCCGCGCCCCACCAGAAGGAGACGATCGCTCGGCAGGTGGCTGCGGTCGAGGCCTCGGGCGCCAAGCCGGTATTCGGCGGAAGCGGGGCGGCGATGGAGCAGTGCTTCTACGCCCCCACCCTCTTCGACTGCGCCGCGCCGGAAGGAACGCTGGGGCAGGAGGAAATTTTCGGCCCGGTCGCCGGCGTGTTCCGCGTCTCGGGGTTCGACGAGGCGATGACGGTGCTCAACGGCAACCGCTTCGGCCTGTCGGCGGGCATCTGCACGCGATCCTTGCTCCACGCCGAAGAGTTCAAGCGGCGCGCGCGGGCGGGGATGAAGATGGTCAATCTGCCCACGGCCGGCGTCGATTATCACGCGCCGTTCGGCGGTGTCGCGGACTCCAGCTACGGCCCGCGCGAGCAAGGCCGTGCCGCGCGCGCCTTCTACACGAACATGACGACAAGCTATGTGAAGGCGCTATGA
- a CDS encoding M24 family metallopeptidase — MTIGIGGSTAAAELAALTPWQDRAPPIMREERLARIERARSLTAAAGADALLIGAGASLRYFAGVPWGATERLVAMLLPVKGSPVVICPRFELGTLEADLAIDADIRLWEEDESPSALVSGALKDAGAARLAVDPDMAFVMVDRIRSAAPSVALIDGSQIVTGCRSIKSAVELALLGQAKAMTLEVQRRAARILAPGITAAEVRRFIDEAHRGLGAAGSSFCIVQFGRSTAFPHGLPGESVLAEGDMVLIDTGCTVEGYNSDITRTYVFGDADAEQCRIWEVEREAQQAAFDAVRPGVPCAAVDDAARAVLEKAGLGPDYRLPGLPHRTGHGIGLSIHEGPYLVRGDLTPLVPGMCFSNEPMIVVPDRFGVRLEDHFHVTEDGAVWFTEPSPSLDAPFGEAR; from the coding sequence ATGACAATCGGTATCGGCGGATCGACGGCTGCGGCGGAGCTCGCCGCGCTCACTCCCTGGCAGGACCGCGCGCCGCCCATCATGCGCGAGGAGAGGCTCGCGCGGATCGAACGCGCGCGTTCGCTGACCGCCGCGGCGGGCGCCGATGCGCTGCTGATCGGTGCGGGCGCCAGCCTCCGCTATTTCGCCGGCGTGCCGTGGGGTGCGACCGAGCGGCTGGTCGCGATGCTGCTGCCCGTCAAGGGCAGCCCGGTCGTCATCTGCCCGCGGTTCGAGCTCGGCACGCTGGAAGCGGATCTCGCGATCGATGCCGACATCCGGCTGTGGGAAGAAGACGAGAGCCCGTCGGCGCTCGTATCCGGTGCCTTGAAGGATGCGGGCGCGGCGCGACTGGCGGTCGATCCCGATATGGCGTTCGTGATGGTCGATCGCATCCGCAGCGCCGCGCCATCGGTCGCGCTGATCGACGGATCGCAGATCGTGACCGGTTGCCGCTCGATCAAATCCGCTGTCGAACTGGCGCTGCTCGGCCAGGCGAAAGCTATGACGCTGGAGGTGCAGCGCCGCGCCGCGCGCATCCTCGCGCCCGGCATCACCGCCGCGGAGGTGCGCCGCTTCATCGACGAGGCGCATCGTGGCTTGGGCGCCGCGGGGAGCAGCTTCTGCATCGTCCAGTTCGGCCGCTCGACCGCCTTCCCGCACGGGCTTCCCGGCGAATCGGTGCTCGCCGAGGGCGACATGGTGCTGATCGATACCGGCTGCACCGTCGAAGGCTATAACAGCGACATCACCCGCACTTATGTGTTTGGCGATGCGGATGCCGAGCAGTGCCGCATCTGGGAGGTCGAGCGCGAGGCGCAGCAGGCCGCTTTCGATGCCGTCCGACCTGGCGTGCCCTGCGCCGCCGTCGACGATGCCGCCCGCGCGGTACTGGAAAAGGCGGGGCTTGGGCCGGACTACCGGCTGCCCGGCCTGCCGCATCGCACCGGTCACGGCATCGGCCTTTCGATCCACGAAGGCCCCTACCTGGTGCGCGGAGACCTGACCCCGCTCGTCCCCGGCATGTGCTTCTCCAACGAGCCGATGATCGTAGTCCCTGATCGCTTCGGCGTCCGCTTGGAAGATCATTTTCATGTGACCGAAGACGGCGCCGTCTGGTTCACGGAGCCCTCGCCCTCGCTCGACGCGCCGTTCGGAGAAGCCAGATGA
- a CDS encoding cell division protein ZapA, which produces MATVDLMVGDRSYPVACRDGEEEHLKTLARTVDAKAKEAAAAVGNMGEARHLLFASLLMADELVEIRAGRAPAPAADPAMAEALEQLAARFESLADRLEKDAATS; this is translated from the coding sequence ATGGCGACCGTGGACCTCATGGTCGGCGACCGGAGCTATCCGGTGGCCTGCCGCGACGGCGAGGAGGAGCATCTCAAGACGCTCGCCCGCACAGTCGATGCCAAGGCGAAGGAAGCCGCTGCTGCGGTCGGCAACATGGGCGAGGCGCGGCACCTGCTGTTCGCATCGCTGCTGATGGCGGACGAGCTGGTCGAAATCCGCGCCGGGCGCGCGCCCGCGCCTGCTGCCGATCCGGCGATGGCCGAGGCGCTGGAGCAGCTTGCCGCGCGTTTCGAGTCGCTGGCCGACAGGCTTGAGAAGGACGCCGCGACTTCCTAG
- a CDS encoding 5-formyltetrahydrofolate cyclo-ligase — MAVPSPPSKPNRRQAARDARRAFARALDADARNAQEAALAAIALPHLGSARAVAGYHPMRDEISPLAILDALTPGQAAALPWFADRDSRMMFRAAPATEPGPWGVLQPPGDAEALAPDIVLVPLVLADRHGTRIGLGKGHYDRALAHLRAASDVKAIGVAWDMQISEDALPADPWDAPLDAIVTPSRWIDCR, encoded by the coding sequence ATGGCGGTCCCGTCACCCCCCTCCAAGCCCAACAGGCGGCAAGCGGCGCGCGATGCGCGGCGTGCCTTTGCGCGTGCGCTGGACGCCGACGCGCGTAATGCGCAGGAGGCGGCGCTGGCCGCGATCGCCCTGCCCCATCTTGGCTCCGCGCGCGCGGTCGCCGGCTATCATCCGATGAGGGACGAAATCAGCCCGCTCGCGATCCTCGACGCGCTGACCCCCGGCCAGGCCGCGGCGCTGCCGTGGTTCGCTGACCGCGATTCGCGGATGATGTTCCGCGCGGCGCCGGCGACCGAACCCGGGCCGTGGGGCGTGCTCCAGCCACCCGGCGATGCCGAAGCGCTCGCGCCCGACATCGTGCTGGTGCCGCTGGTGCTAGCGGATCGGCACGGCACCCGCATCGGCTTGGGCAAGGGCCATTACGACCGCGCGCTCGCGCATCTCCGCGCCGCGAGCGACGTGAAAGCCATAGGCGTGGCCTGGGACATGCAGATCAGCGAAGACGCCCTGCCCGCCGATCCGTGGGACGCCCCGCTCGATGCGATCGTCACCCCTTCGCGCTGGATCGACTGCCGGTGA
- a CDS encoding 4-hydroxyproline epimerase — protein MRHTFFCIDGHTAGNPVRLVAGGAPPLRGASMAERRLDFLERFDWIRTGLCFEPRGHAMMSGGFLYPPTRDDSDCGILFIETSGSLPMCGHGTIGMVTFGLENGLITPREAGGLRIEVPAGIIDIAYRTDGDRVRSVRIHNVPAYLARQALEIDVPGFGPLTVDVAYGGNYYAIVEPQGAYTGLDDLGAERLVALSRIVREQVRAAYEPVHPLDASIRGVSHVLWADAPKGDGADGRNAVFYGDSAIDRSPCGTGTSARLAQLAGTGRLSVGDAFVHESYIGSRFTGRVEAEARVGELPAIVPSIEGSAIATGYNTIWIDREDPFWAGFSVS, from the coding sequence ATGCGCCACACCTTCTTCTGCATCGACGGCCATACCGCTGGAAACCCAGTCCGGCTGGTGGCCGGCGGCGCGCCGCCGCTGCGCGGCGCGTCGATGGCGGAGCGGAGGCTGGATTTCCTCGAACGGTTCGACTGGATCCGCACCGGCCTCTGCTTCGAGCCGCGCGGCCACGCGATGATGTCGGGCGGGTTCCTCTATCCGCCGACGCGCGACGACAGCGATTGCGGCATCCTCTTCATCGAGACAAGCGGATCGCTGCCGATGTGCGGCCACGGCACGATCGGCATGGTGACCTTCGGGCTGGAGAACGGCCTCATCACCCCGCGTGAGGCAGGGGGGCTGCGGATCGAAGTCCCCGCCGGCATCATCGATATCGCCTATCGCACGGATGGCGATCGCGTCCGCTCCGTGCGCATCCACAACGTGCCCGCCTATCTCGCCAGGCAGGCACTGGAGATCGACGTGCCAGGCTTCGGTCCGCTGACCGTCGATGTCGCTTATGGCGGCAATTATTACGCGATCGTCGAGCCGCAGGGCGCCTATACGGGCCTCGACGATCTCGGCGCCGAGCGCCTGGTGGCGCTGAGCCGCATCGTACGCGAGCAGGTGCGCGCCGCTTACGAGCCCGTCCATCCGCTCGATGCATCGATCCGCGGCGTCAGCCATGTGCTGTGGGCGGACGCGCCGAAAGGTGACGGCGCCGACGGCCGCAACGCCGTCTTCTACGGCGACAGCGCGATCGACCGCAGCCCGTGCGGCACCGGCACTTCGGCGCGGCTGGCGCAGCTTGCCGGTACGGGTCGCCTGTCGGTGGGCGACGCTTTCGTTCACGAAAGCTATATCGGCAGCCGCTTCACCGGCCGGGTCGAAGCCGAGGCGCGCGTCGGCGAGCTGCCGGCCATCGTCCCGTCGATCGAGGGATCGGCGATCGCTACCGGCTACAACACCATCTGGATCGACCGCGAAGACCCGTTCTGGGCGGGCTTCTCAGTCTCATGA
- a CDS encoding amino acid permease has protein sequence MRGPRKPLDSADHVGAEQTLRKTLSWPHLVALGVGAIVGTGIYTLTGVGADRAGPAVILAFAIAGAVCACAALAYAELATMIPTSGSAYTYTYTVLGETIGWVVGWSLILEYSVACSAVAVGWSAYLVGWLQSAGIVLPPELLVGPHAGGIVNLPAVLVALAIAGMLMAGTRESATFNIILVFIKLAALAVFVALTLPTFNADNLSPFMPYGFGSTVQGGETRGVMAAAAIVFFAFYGFDAVATSAEEAKNPGRDLKIGIIGSMLTATSIYMLVAVGAVGAVSYTLLAGSAEPLAFVLRSLDHPFAATAVAMAAIIALPSVILVMMYGQSRIFFVMARDGLLPRWASKVSPRTGSPVLITGVTGLFVAAFAGFFTIGDLAELANAGTLLAFIAVGACLMILRRTRPDLPRVFRCPQPYVVGTLAILGCAYLMLSLPELTLMRFVIWNLIGLAVYLLYGRARSILTRDMLAEERS, from the coding sequence GTGCGGGGGCCGCGCAAGCCGCTCGATTCCGCGGATCATGTCGGCGCGGAACAAACACTGCGTAAGACGCTGAGCTGGCCGCACCTCGTCGCACTCGGCGTCGGCGCAATCGTCGGCACCGGCATCTACACGCTGACCGGCGTCGGCGCCGACCGCGCCGGGCCGGCGGTGATCCTAGCCTTCGCCATCGCCGGCGCGGTCTGTGCCTGCGCCGCGCTCGCCTATGCCGAGCTGGCGACGATGATTCCGACCTCGGGCAGCGCCTACACCTACACCTATACGGTGCTCGGCGAGACGATCGGCTGGGTCGTCGGCTGGAGCCTCATCCTCGAATATTCGGTGGCATGCAGCGCGGTCGCGGTGGGCTGGTCCGCCTATCTCGTCGGCTGGCTGCAATCGGCAGGAATCGTGCTGCCGCCTGAGCTGCTGGTCGGCCCGCATGCGGGCGGCATCGTCAATCTCCCCGCGGTGCTCGTCGCGCTGGCGATCGCGGGTATGCTGATGGCCGGCACACGTGAGAGCGCGACGTTCAACATCATCCTCGTTTTCATCAAGCTCGCCGCGCTCGCCGTGTTCGTGGCGTTGACCCTTCCCACCTTCAATGCCGACAATCTCTCGCCCTTCATGCCCTACGGCTTCGGCAGCACGGTGCAGGGCGGCGAAACGCGCGGCGTGATGGCGGCGGCGGCGATCGTGTTCTTCGCCTTCTACGGCTTCGACGCGGTCGCGACCTCGGCCGAGGAAGCGAAGAATCCGGGCCGCGATCTCAAGATCGGCATCATCGGATCGATGCTGACCGCGACGTCCATCTACATGCTGGTCGCGGTCGGTGCGGTCGGCGCGGTCAGCTACACGTTGCTCGCCGGATCGGCCGAGCCGCTGGCTTTCGTGCTGCGCTCGCTCGACCATCCGTTTGCGGCGACCGCGGTGGCGATGGCGGCAATCATCGCGCTGCCCTCGGTCATCCTGGTGATGATGTATGGCCAGAGCCGCATTTTCTTTGTGATGGCACGCGATGGGCTGCTGCCGCGCTGGGCGAGCAAGGTCTCGCCGCGCACCGGATCGCCGGTGCTCATCACCGGCGTCACCGGGCTCTTCGTCGCCGCCTTCGCGGGCTTCTTCACGATCGGCGATCTGGCGGAGCTCGCTAATGCGGGGACGCTGCTCGCCTTCATCGCGGTCGGCGCGTGCCTGATGATCCTGCGCCGCACCCGGCCCGATCTGCCGCGTGTGTTTCGCTGCCCGCAGCCTTATGTGGTCGGCACGCTCGCCATCCTCGGCTGCGCCTATCTGATGCTGAGCCTGCCCGAGCTGACGCTGATGCGCTTCGTGATCTGGAACCTGATCGGGCTTGCCGTCTACCTGCTCTATGGTCGTGCGCGCAGCATCCTCACCCGCGACATGCTGGCGGAAGAACGATCGTAA
- a CDS encoding dihydrodipicolinate synthase family protein: protein MKYTRPIWHGVYPAATTQFADDLSLDLPATVKVQQALVDNGVDGLVLLGTVGENNSLLPDEKRAVLEGAVGKLKGRVPLITGVSELSTDRAVAFARDAEAAGVDGLMVLPAMVYVPTEDELYAHLKTVAEATALPVMLYNNPPAYRVSIGLDVLERLAEIPNVVAIKESAPDSRRVTDVINRCGDRLLVLAGLDDVALEGLLLGAVGWVSGLTSAFPQESVALIAAVERGDLDEARAIYRWFMPLLHLDADHDLVQSIKLAEQVMGRGSERVRMPRMPLAGARRAEVIAMVEKAAATRPTLTRAAA, encoded by the coding sequence GTGAAATACACGCGACCGATTTGGCACGGTGTCTATCCCGCGGCCACCACGCAATTTGCCGACGATCTATCCCTCGATCTTCCCGCCACCGTGAAGGTGCAGCAGGCGCTAGTCGATAACGGGGTAGACGGGCTCGTCCTGCTCGGCACGGTGGGGGAGAACAATTCGCTGCTCCCCGACGAAAAGCGCGCCGTGCTCGAAGGGGCGGTCGGCAAGCTCAAGGGGCGCGTGCCGCTGATTACGGGCGTCTCGGAACTCTCGACCGACCGTGCCGTCGCCTTCGCGCGCGATGCCGAAGCCGCGGGGGTCGATGGGCTGATGGTCCTCCCCGCGATGGTCTATGTCCCCACCGAGGACGAGCTCTACGCCCATCTCAAGACGGTCGCAGAGGCGACCGCGCTGCCGGTGATGCTCTACAACAACCCGCCCGCCTATCGCGTCTCAATCGGGCTCGACGTGCTCGAACGGCTGGCCGAAATCCCCAACGTCGTCGCGATCAAGGAAAGCGCGCCGGATTCGCGGCGCGTGACCGACGTCATCAACCGCTGCGGCGACCGCCTGCTCGTCCTGGCGGGCCTGGACGATGTGGCACTCGAAGGGCTGCTGCTCGGCGCTGTCGGCTGGGTCTCTGGGCTGACCAGCGCTTTCCCGCAGGAATCCGTCGCGCTGATCGCGGCGGTCGAGCGCGGCGATCTCGACGAAGCGCGCGCGATCTACCGCTGGTTCATGCCGCTGCTCCATCTCGACGCAGACCATGATCTCGTCCAGTCGATCAAGCTCGCCGAGCAGGTGATGGGCCGCGGATCGGAGCGCGTGCGCATGCCCCGCATGCCGCTCGCCGGCGCGCGCCGCGCGGAGGTAATCGCAATGGTCGAGAAAGCCGCAGCGACGCGGCCGACGCTCACCAGGGCGGCCGCCTGA